In Galactobacillus timonensis, the genomic window CCAGGGGCTGGCGCTGCAGAAGACGACAACCATCGGCCTCGTCGTTCCGGAAGCGAGCTTTACCTATACGGGGCAGATTATCAACGGCCTTCTCGATGTGGCCAAGATCTACAACTACAGCATCCAGCTTCATACGGCAACTTCCGGCATCACGGATCTTAATGAGATCATTGATGATCTGATCAAGAGCCGCGTTGACGGTGCTGTCATCTATAATGACAAGCTGTCGGGGCAGGAGATGCAGGAGCTGAACAACTACAGCATTCCAATTGTCCTCATCGGCAACAAGGTGAAGATGGAAAATGTGTGCTGCGTCTTTGTCGACATTGAAAAGGCTATCTTCGAGCTGACGATGAAGTATCTCGAAGAAGACAAGAAATCGATTGCGATTGTTGAGGATCGCAAGAACATTTCGGCGACCAATCAGATGATTGCCGGCGCTGAGGCTGCCTTTGCCAAGAAGGGGCTGAAGTTTGACGGCTTCCTGCGCATTCCGC contains:
- a CDS encoding LacI family DNA-binding transcriptional regulator yields the protein MKRVTIYDVAKEAQVSLATVSRVINGSNVVKEPTRQRVEAAIEKLGYKPNAIAQGLALQKTTTIGLVVPEASFTYTGQIINGLLDVAKIYNYSIQLHTATSGITDLNEIIDDLIKSRVDGAVIYNDKLSGQEMQELNNYSIPIVLIGNKVKMENVCCVFVDIEKAIFELTMKYLEEDKKSIAIVEDRKNISATNQMIAGAEAAFAKKGLKFDGFLRIPPETRTSYAYLSTLFKDHKFDLVIGNRDSQAMAIVNAAHENGISIPDEMEVVCVIDTKYNSMFRPTISSFSIPSYDLGAVSMRMMTKMLQNQEDVERNIELSYLFTPRQTTRD